The sequence TGCACACCGCCGCCGCCATGATGCCGATCGGGCCGGCGCCGGACACCAGCACGTCTTCCCCGACCAGATCGAACGACAGCGCGGTGTGCACCGCGTTGCCGAACGGATCGAAGATCGAAGCCAGTTCGTCGGAGATGTTATCCGGGATCTTGAAGGCGTTGAACGCCGGGATCACCAGGTATTCCGCAAAGCTGCCCGGACGGTTCACGCCCACGCCGACGGTATTGCGGCACAGGTGCGTGCGGCCGCCGCGGCAGTTGCGGCAATGGCCGCAGGTGATGTGGCCTTCGCCGGACACGCGATCGCCGATGCTGAAGCCTTTGACTTCCTGACCGATCGCCACCACTTCGCCGACGTATTCATGGCCGACCACCATCGGAACCGGAATGGTTTTTTGCGACCACTCGTCCCAGTTGTAGATATGCACATCGGTGCCGCAGATCGCGGTTTTGCGGATTTTGATCATGATGTCATTGTGGCCCAGCTCCGGCTGAGGCACGTCGGTCATCCAAATCCCTTCTTCCGCTTTCAGTTTTGACAGTGCTTTCATGGTTTTACCTTATGCAATAACGCCAAGATCCTTACCGATACGTGTAAACGCCGCCACTGCGCGTTCGATTTGCTCCGGGGTGTGGTCGGCAGACATCTGGGTACGGATGCGCGCCTGGCCTTTCGGCACCACCGGATAGAAGAAACCGGTCACATAGATGCCTTCCTTGAGCAACGCATTGGCGAATTCCTGCGCCAGCTTCGCCTCACCCAGCATGACCGGGATGATGGCATGATCGGCGCCGGCCAACGTGAAGCCGGCGGCGGTCATTTTTTCGCGGAACAGACGCGCGTTGGCCCACAGGCGATCGCGCAGGGCATCGCCCTCTTCCAGCAGTTCCAGCACTTTGATCGACGCGGCGACGATCGCCGGCGCCAGCGAGTTGGAGAACAGGTACGGGCGCGAACGCTGGCGCAGCCACTCCACCACTTCTTTCCTGGCGGCGGTGTAGCCGCCGGACGCGCCGCCCAGCGCTTTGCCTAACGTACCGGTGATGATATCGACGCGGCCCATCACTTCGCAGTATTCATGGGTGCCGCGCCCGTTGGCGCCGACAAAGCCCACCGCGTGGGAGTCATCCACCATCACCAGCGCCTGGTACTCGTCCGCCAGATCGCACACCCCTTTCAGGTTGGCGATCACGCCGTCCATCGAGAAGACGCCGTCGGTGGCGATCAGGATGTGGCGCGCGCCGTCGGCTTTGGCCTGCTTCAGCTGCGCGGCCAGCTCGGCCATGTCGTTATTGGCGTAGCGATAGCGCTTGGCCTTGCACAGGCGCACGCCGTCGATGATCGACGCGTGGTTCAGCGCATCGGAGATAATGGCGTCTTCCGGGCCGAGCAGGGTTTCGAACAGCCCGCCGTTGGCGTCGAAGCAGGAGGAGTACAGGATCGCGTCTTCCATGCCCAAGAAGGCCGCCAGTTTCTGTTCCAACTGCTTGTGGCTGTCCTGGGTGCCGCAGATGAAGCGCACCGACGCCATGCCGAAACCGTGGCTGTCCATGCCCGACTTGGCGGCGGCGATCAGCGCCGGATGGTTGGCCAGGCCCAGGTAGTTATTGGCGCAGAAGTTGATCACATGGCTGCCGTCGGCGACGGCGATATCCGCCTGTTGCGCGGAGGTGATGATGCGTTCTTCCTTGAACAGCCCTTCACTGCGAGTGGCGGCAAGCTGTTGTTCCAACTGCTGATAAAAAGACGCTGACATTCGGTTATCTCCAGGATTGGGCTATTTGCGGCATATTTTACTGATTTGTAACCAAACTGACGAGAATGCGCGGGAGAGAATATTAAAATTGCAGCAGATATCACGGCAAAAAGCGGACTTCAATGGCAATGCGGGATATTCGGAGCCCTTCCGCTGTTTGCCGCGGCATGAAATGCTATTATAACCGCCATTGAGCGTGGGGCATTGTGCCCCGCCAGGCAGCTTAGCAGGGGTAACCCAATGATTATCGTCACAGGCGGCGCCGGCATGATCGGCAGCAACATCATTAAGGCACTGAACGACAAGGGATATCGCGATATCCTGGTGGTGGATAACCTGAAAGACGGCACCAAGTTCGTCAACCTGGTCGATCTGGACATCGCCGACTATATCGATAAAGAAGACTTTATCGCCAGCATCGTGGCCGGTGACGATCTGGGCGATATCGAAGCGGTCTTCCACGAAGGCGCCTGCTCCGCGACCACCGAGTGGGACGGCAAGTACATGATGGACAATAACTATCAGTACTCCAAAGACCTGCTGCACTACTGCCTGGATCGCGAAATCCCGTTCCTGTACGCCTCCTCCGCCGCCACTTACGGCGGCCGCGAAGAGTTCATCGAAGAGCGTGAGTATGAAGCGCCGCTCAACGTGTACGGCTACTCCAAATTCCTGTTCGATCAGTACGTGCGCGAGATCCTGCCGGAAGCGGACTCGCAGATCTGCGGCTTCCGCTACTTCAACGTTTACGGCCCGCGCGAAGGCCACAAAGGCAGCATGGCCAGCGTCGCCTTCCACCTGAATACCCAGATCAACCGCGGCGAAAACCCGAAACTGTTCGCCGGCAGCGAAAACTTCAAGCGTGACTTCATCTACGTCGGCGAC comes from Serratia sarumanii and encodes:
- the tdh gene encoding L-threonine 3-dehydrogenase; its protein translation is MKALSKLKAEEGIWMTDVPQPELGHNDIMIKIRKTAICGTDVHIYNWDEWSQKTIPVPMVVGHEYVGEVVAIGQEVKGFSIGDRVSGEGHITCGHCRNCRGGRTHLCRNTVGVGVNRPGSFAEYLVIPAFNAFKIPDNISDELASIFDPFGNAVHTALSFDLVGEDVLVSGAGPIGIMAAAVCKHVGARHVVITDVNEYRLELARKMGVTRAVNVSKENLSDVMAELGMTEGFDVGLEMSGAPPAFRTLLNAMNHGGRIAMLGIPPSDMSIDWNQVIFKGLFIKGIYGREMFETWYKMAALIQSGLDLSPIITHRFSIDEFQQGFDAMRSGKSGKVVLSWD
- the rfaD gene encoding ADP-glyceromanno-heptose 6-epimerase gives rise to the protein MIIVTGGAGMIGSNIIKALNDKGYRDILVVDNLKDGTKFVNLVDLDIADYIDKEDFIASIVAGDDLGDIEAVFHEGACSATTEWDGKYMMDNNYQYSKDLLHYCLDREIPFLYASSAATYGGREEFIEEREYEAPLNVYGYSKFLFDQYVREILPEADSQICGFRYFNVYGPREGHKGSMASVAFHLNTQINRGENPKLFAGSENFKRDFIYVGDVAAVNLWFWETGKSGIFNCGTGRAETFQAVADAVVDFHQKGAVEYIEFPEKLKGRYQAYTQADLTKLRAAGYDAPFKTVAEGVKEYMAWLNRTA
- the kbl gene encoding glycine C-acetyltransferase; this translates as MSASFYQQLEQQLAATRSEGLFKEERIITSAQQADIAVADGSHVINFCANNYLGLANHPALIAAAKSGMDSHGFGMASVRFICGTQDSHKQLEQKLAAFLGMEDAILYSSCFDANGGLFETLLGPEDAIISDALNHASIIDGVRLCKAKRYRYANNDMAELAAQLKQAKADGARHILIATDGVFSMDGVIANLKGVCDLADEYQALVMVDDSHAVGFVGANGRGTHEYCEVMGRVDIITGTLGKALGGASGGYTAARKEVVEWLRQRSRPYLFSNSLAPAIVAASIKVLELLEEGDALRDRLWANARLFREKMTAAGFTLAGADHAIIPVMLGEAKLAQEFANALLKEGIYVTGFFYPVVPKGQARIRTQMSADHTPEQIERAVAAFTRIGKDLGVIA